A section of the Indicator indicator isolate 239-I01 chromosome 26, UM_Iind_1.1, whole genome shotgun sequence genome encodes:
- the DGCR2 gene encoding integral membrane protein DGCR2/IDD isoform X2 — protein MVPKADSGTFLLIFLLVLSITEPLRPELRCTPGQFACRSGTIQCIPSNWQCDGWPTCEDESDEVDCPGLTGDQRTYHGKENVDSRHNRGRGGDTTRFHTVNMAQPVRFSRKCPTGWHHYEGTASCYRVYLTGENYWDAVQTCQRVNGSLATFTADQELRFILAQEWDLEEKAFVRKDQRRFWVGYQYVITNRNHSLEGHWEVAYKGSSEVFLPPDPIFGTAMSENENVLCAQLQCFHFPTLRHHGLHSWYAENCYEKSSFLCKRSQTCVDIKDNIVDEGYYFTPKGNDPCLSCTCHNGEPEMCVAALCERPQGCQQYRKDPKECCKFTCLDPDGSSLFDSMAGGMRLIVSCISSFLILSLLLFMVHRLRQRRRERIESLIGANLHHFNLGRRMPGFDYGPDGFGTGLTPLHLSDDGEGGAFHFHDPPPPYTAYKYPDIQHPDDPPPPYEASVNPDSILCSTPDGVLSQTVQSSPPSLGNCDVSPQLTEGSLPPSVGPSPVELEDSADSSTLLVPPDTPLAETTPAETLPGSHHSHCSLNTIV, from the exons AGCTCCGCTGCACCCCAGGGCAGTTTGCCTGTCGGAGTGGTACCATCCAGTGCATCCCTTCCAACTGGCAGTGTGATGGGTGGCCCACCTGTGAGGATGAGAGTGATGAAGTTGACTGTCCAG GCTTGACAGGGGACCAACGAACTTACCATGGGAAGGAGAATGTGGACTCGAGGCAcaacagagggagaggaggggacaCCACTCGCTTCCACACCGTCAACATGGCACAGCCTGTCCGCTTCAGCA GAAAGTGCCCAACAGGCTGGCACCACTATGagggcacagccagctgctACCGAGTGTACCTGACCGGGGAGAACTACTGGGACGCGGTGCAGACATGCCAGCGCGTGAACGGCTCCCTCGCCACCTTCACCGCAGACCAGGAGCTGAGGTTCATCCTGGCACAGGAGTGGGACctggaagaaaaagcttttgtCAGGAAGGACCAGCGCAG GTTCTGGGTTGGATACCAGTATGTGATCACCAATCGAAATCACTCCCTGGAAGGTCACTGGGAAGTAGCTTACAAAG GCTCTTCAGAAGTATTTTTACCCCCTGACCCTATCTTTGGTACGGCCATGTCTGAAAATGAAAACGTTCTTTGTGCTCAGCTTCAGTGTTTCCATTTCCCTACTCTGCGGCACCACGGTTTACACAGCTGGTATGCTGAAAACTGCTATGAGAAGTCTTCATTCCTCTGCAAAAGGA GCCAGACTTGTGTTGATATCAAAGACAACATCGTTGATGAAGGCTACTACTTCACTCCAAAGGGCAATGACCCCTGCCTGAGCTGCACCTGTCACAATGGGGAGCCTGAGATGTGTGTGGCTGCGCTGTGCGAGCGgccccagggctgccagcagtACCGCAAGGACCCGAAGGAGTGCTGCAAGTTCACCTGCTTGGACCCAG ATGGCAGCAGCCTGTTCGACTCCATGGCTGGTGGGATGCGGCTCATCGTCAGCTgcatctcctccttcctcatcctctccctgctgctgttcatGGTGCACCGGCTGCGGCAGCGGCGCCGCGAGCGCATCGAGTCCCTCATCGGAGCCAACC TGCACCACTTCAACTTGGGCCGCAGGATGCCTGGCTTTGACTACGGTCCTGATGGGTTTGGAACTGGCCTTACCCCACTGCATCTCTCAGATGATGGGGAAGGTGGAGCATTTCACTTCCATGATCCACCTCCACCCTATACTGCTTACAAGTACCCAGACATTCAACACCCTGATGACCCACCCCCTCCTTACGAGGCTTCTGTCAATCCAGACAGCATCCTTTGTTCCACTCCAG ATGGAGTTCTCTCTCAGACTGTGCAGAGCAGTCCTCCATCACTAGGAAACTGTGACGTGTCCCCACAGCTTACAGAGGGCTCCCTTCCTCCCTCGGTTGGTCCTTCTCCAGTGGAGCTGGAAGactctgctgacagcagcacctTGCTCGTTCCTCCTGACACACCGCTCGCCGAGACCACGCCGGCAGAAACCCTTCCGGGCagccaccacagccactgctctctCAACACCATTGTGTAA
- the DGCR2 gene encoding integral membrane protein DGCR2/IDD isoform X1 — translation MVPKADSGTFLLIFLLVLSITEPLRPELRCTPGQFACRSGTIQCIPSNWQCDGWPTCEDESDEVDCPGLTGDQRTYHGKENVDSRHNRGRGGDTTRFHTVNMAQPVRFSSFLGKCPTGWHHYEGTASCYRVYLTGENYWDAVQTCQRVNGSLATFTADQELRFILAQEWDLEEKAFVRKDQRRFWVGYQYVITNRNHSLEGHWEVAYKGSSEVFLPPDPIFGTAMSENENVLCAQLQCFHFPTLRHHGLHSWYAENCYEKSSFLCKRSQTCVDIKDNIVDEGYYFTPKGNDPCLSCTCHNGEPEMCVAALCERPQGCQQYRKDPKECCKFTCLDPDGSSLFDSMAGGMRLIVSCISSFLILSLLLFMVHRLRQRRRERIESLIGANLHHFNLGRRMPGFDYGPDGFGTGLTPLHLSDDGEGGAFHFHDPPPPYTAYKYPDIQHPDDPPPPYEASVNPDSILCSTPDGVLSQTVQSSPPSLGNCDVSPQLTEGSLPPSVGPSPVELEDSADSSTLLVPPDTPLAETTPAETLPGSHHSHCSLNTIV, via the exons AGCTCCGCTGCACCCCAGGGCAGTTTGCCTGTCGGAGTGGTACCATCCAGTGCATCCCTTCCAACTGGCAGTGTGATGGGTGGCCCACCTGTGAGGATGAGAGTGATGAAGTTGACTGTCCAG GCTTGACAGGGGACCAACGAACTTACCATGGGAAGGAGAATGTGGACTCGAGGCAcaacagagggagaggaggggacaCCACTCGCTTCCACACCGTCAACATGGCACAGCCTGTCCGCTTCAGCA GTTTCCTAGGAAAGTGCCCAACAGGCTGGCACCACTATGagggcacagccagctgctACCGAGTGTACCTGACCGGGGAGAACTACTGGGACGCGGTGCAGACATGCCAGCGCGTGAACGGCTCCCTCGCCACCTTCACCGCAGACCAGGAGCTGAGGTTCATCCTGGCACAGGAGTGGGACctggaagaaaaagcttttgtCAGGAAGGACCAGCGCAG GTTCTGGGTTGGATACCAGTATGTGATCACCAATCGAAATCACTCCCTGGAAGGTCACTGGGAAGTAGCTTACAAAG GCTCTTCAGAAGTATTTTTACCCCCTGACCCTATCTTTGGTACGGCCATGTCTGAAAATGAAAACGTTCTTTGTGCTCAGCTTCAGTGTTTCCATTTCCCTACTCTGCGGCACCACGGTTTACACAGCTGGTATGCTGAAAACTGCTATGAGAAGTCTTCATTCCTCTGCAAAAGGA GCCAGACTTGTGTTGATATCAAAGACAACATCGTTGATGAAGGCTACTACTTCACTCCAAAGGGCAATGACCCCTGCCTGAGCTGCACCTGTCACAATGGGGAGCCTGAGATGTGTGTGGCTGCGCTGTGCGAGCGgccccagggctgccagcagtACCGCAAGGACCCGAAGGAGTGCTGCAAGTTCACCTGCTTGGACCCAG ATGGCAGCAGCCTGTTCGACTCCATGGCTGGTGGGATGCGGCTCATCGTCAGCTgcatctcctccttcctcatcctctccctgctgctgttcatGGTGCACCGGCTGCGGCAGCGGCGCCGCGAGCGCATCGAGTCCCTCATCGGAGCCAACC TGCACCACTTCAACTTGGGCCGCAGGATGCCTGGCTTTGACTACGGTCCTGATGGGTTTGGAACTGGCCTTACCCCACTGCATCTCTCAGATGATGGGGAAGGTGGAGCATTTCACTTCCATGATCCACCTCCACCCTATACTGCTTACAAGTACCCAGACATTCAACACCCTGATGACCCACCCCCTCCTTACGAGGCTTCTGTCAATCCAGACAGCATCCTTTGTTCCACTCCAG ATGGAGTTCTCTCTCAGACTGTGCAGAGCAGTCCTCCATCACTAGGAAACTGTGACGTGTCCCCACAGCTTACAGAGGGCTCCCTTCCTCCCTCGGTTGGTCCTTCTCCAGTGGAGCTGGAAGactctgctgacagcagcacctTGCTCGTTCCTCCTGACACACCGCTCGCCGAGACCACGCCGGCAGAAACCCTTCCGGGCagccaccacagccactgctctctCAACACCATTGTGTAA